In Paralichthys olivaceus isolate ysfri-2021 chromosome 13, ASM2471397v2, whole genome shotgun sequence, the following are encoded in one genomic region:
- the snap91a gene encoding clathrin coat assembly protein AP180 isoform X8 produces MSGQTLTDRIAAAQYSLTGSEVSRAVCKSTTHEQTPPKKKHLEYLIQATQESTVNVPQMADTLMERAGNASWVVVFKALITTHHLMVHGNEKFMQFLASRNTLFNLSNFLDKTGSHGYDMSTFIRRYSRYLNEKAFAYRQMSFDFGRVKKGAEGAMRTMSVEKLLKGMPTLQSQIDALLDFDVHPPDLDNGVIKACFLLLFKDLIKLYACYNDGIINLLEKFFQMKRSQCKDGLEIYKRFLTRMTRVSEFFKIAEQVGIDKNDIPELTQAPESLLESLETHLNTLEGKKPSPTKPEATANNSAPAAAAAAAAAAPAPAPSPAPAPAAPPARPAPRAPARPGPPTKPPPPAVTPTAPAPITKTSNALDDGFLLDLDPISSSSTGGATAACSMTGWGDLLADAAPADGASEALLAEGESADADAAAAPAAAAPTAAATATTAAAAAPVPASLPISAPVTTSATEIDLFGDAFAPSPGDGPAAVAAGPAADAFGGSDPFATTEGSADIAPELDLFAMRPTDTGATADIAAAVTPPTSSAAPTIVAPIAAPAAPTPSSTTTTTTTTTDTTTESAAAPTLDIFGDSFTSPAPAAAAPPAPAEAPGSEASTPPKVESAPVIDLLDSFSSPVEETQSSAPGGPGDDLLGGLMSPTLAPTAAPPLAPLAPLAPLAPLAPLTPLAPLAPAPAQNDLLESGFDTLGSLVSPTPPVPAAAAAAPESATTTSAPSGGFDASMFDGLGGLLMPAVTPQSTGGSTAGSMGTPVALGGMAGAPPATPPPTKTIGGDLDSSLANLIGDLGVKKKDPQSEKKLTGGANWTPHVAPTSWATPGAPMAGANPGAPGAPGAGPPSGAMVPPMSAQPCFAMPPAAGPGAPMMQPMMGQPMMVQPMMRPAFTGVAGAAPGVAAPGAPLSPGPASQSPKKPKDPLADLDLKDFL; encoded by the exons ACCTGATCCAGGCCACCCAGGAGTCCACTGTGAATGTCCCCCAGATGGCCGACACGCTGATGGAGAGGGCCGGCAACGCCAGCTGGGTGGTGGTTTTCAAAGCCCTGATCACCACACACCACCTGATGGTGCATGGCAATGAG AAATTCATGCAGTTCCTGGCTTCCAGAAACACCTTGTTCAACCTCAGCAACTTCTTGGACAAAACTGGCTCCCATG GCTACGACATGTCCACATTTATCAGACGCTACAGCCGCTATCTCAACGAGAAGGCCTTCGCCTACAGACAGATGTCTTTTGACTTTGGACGAGTCAAGAAAGG AGCTGAGGGAGCGatgaggaccatgtcagtagagAAGCTGTTGAAAGGAATGCCGACCCTGCAGAGCCAGATCGATGCACTGCTGGATTTTGAT GTGCATCCTCCAGATCTGGACAATGGAGTGATAAAAGCCTGCTTCCTTCTGCTCTTCAAAGATCTGATCAAGTTATATGCCTGCTACAATGACGGCATCATTAACCTGCTCG AAAAGTTTTTCCAGATGAAGAGGAGCCAGTGTAAAGACGGGTTGGAGATCTACAAGAGATTCCTTACACGAATGACTCGGGTTTCCGAGTTCTTCAAAATCGCTGAG CAAGTGGGAATAGACAAAAATGACATACCCGAACTCACTCAG GCCCCGGAAAGTCTTCTGGAGTCCCTGGAGACCCACCTCAACACCCTTGAGGGGAAGAAGCC GTCACCCACTAAG CCGGAAGCTACGGCCAACAACAGTGcgccggctgctgctgctgctgctgctgctgctgctcctgctcctgctccttctcctgctcctgctcctgccgCACCACCGGCCAGGCCAGCGCCTCGTGCTCCCGCTCGCCCTGGGCCGCCTACCAAACCTCCTCCGCCTGCTGTCACCCCCACTGCACCAGCCCCCATCACCAAAACCAGCAA TGCCCTTGATGATGGGTTCTTGTTGGATCTGGATCCAATTTCCTCCTCATCAACAGGGGGCGCTACAGCTGCTTGTTCTATGACCGGATGGGGAG ATCTCTTGGCTGACG CAGCTCCAGCTGATGGAGCTTCTGAAGCTCTCCTGGCCGAGGGAGAgtctgctgatgctgatgctgcagcagccCCTGCAGCTGCCGCACCCACAGCCGCTGCCactgctactactgctgctgcagctgcaccagTCCCCGCCTCTCTGCCCATCTCCGCTCCTGTCACCACCTCAGCCACAGAAATCGACCTTTTCGGAG ATGCGTTTGCACCTTCCCCAGGAGACGGTCCTGCTGCCGTGGCTGCGGGCCCTGCTGCTGATGCTTTTGGTGGATCTG ACCCATTTGCCACGACGGAGGGGAGTGCAGACATTGCTCCAGAGCTGGACCTATTCGCCATGAGGCCCACCGACACGGGGGCAACCGCAGACATCGCTGCCGCCGTCACCCCTCCCACCTCTAGTGCGGCGCCGACCATCGTCGCCCCCATCGCTGCCCCCGCTGCTCCCACCCCTTCTTCCACCACCACTACTACCACAACCACCACCGACACCACCACAGAGTCTGCAGCCGCTCCGACTCTAGATATCTTTGGTG ACTCGTTTACATCTCCAGCTCCTGCCGCTgctgctccccctgctcctgCTGAAGCTCCAGGCTCAGAAGCCTCGACTCCACCCAAAGTAGAGTCGGCGCCAGTCATTGACCTGCTGG ACTCCTTCAGCAGCCCTGTGGAGGAGACGCAGAGCTCTGCTCCTGGAGGGCCCGGAGACGACCTACTGGGAG GCCTGATGTCCCCCACCCTGGCCCccactgctgctccacctctggcTCCCTTGGCTCCCTTGGCTCCCTTGGCTCCCTTGGCTCCCTTGACTCCCTTGGCTCCcttggctccagctccagcacagAATGACCTCTTGGAGTCGGGCTTTGACACCCTGGGCTCGCTGGTGTCTCCAACACCACCGgtccctgctgcagctgcagcagcaccagaATCCGCAACCACTACATCAGCACCCTCTGGAGGCTTTGATGCTTCAA TGTTTGATGGATTAGGCGGCTTGCTGATGCCCGCCGTCACGCCCCAGAGCACCGGGGGCAGCACTGCTGGAAGCATGGGAACTCCCGTCGCATTAGGAGGCATGGCAGGCGCTCCCCCTGCCACCCCGCCTCCCACCAAAACCATTGGAGGGGATCTGGACTCGTCACTGGCCAACCTGATTGGAG aCCTCGGAGTAAAGAAAAA GGACCCACAGAGTGAGAAGAAGCTCACAGGAGGCGCCAACTGGACGCCACATGTAGCCCCAACAAGCTGGGCAACACCAGGAGCCCCCATG gCTGGGGCCAACCCTGGAGCTCCTGGAGCACCAGGAGCTGGTCCACCTAGTGGAGCAATGGTGCCACCAATGAGTGCACAGCCTTGCTTTGCCATG cctccagcagcagggCCTGGAGCTCCCATGATGCAACCCATGATGGGGCAGCCAATGATGGTACAGCCCATGATGAGACCTGCCTTCACAGGTGTGGCTGGAGCGGCACCTGGAGTCGCTGCACCAGGAGCACCg CTTTCTCCAGGACCTGCAAGCCAGAGTCCCAAGAAGCCCAAGGACCCTCTGGCAGACCTCGACCTCAAGGACTTCTTATAA
- the snap91a gene encoding clathrin coat assembly protein AP180 isoform X7, protein MSGQTLTDRIAAAQYSLTGSEVSRAVCKSTTHEQTPPKKKHLEYLIQATQESTVNVPQMADTLMERAGNASWVVVFKALITTHHLMVHGNEKFMQFLASRNTLFNLSNFLDKTGSHGYDMSTFIRRYSRYLNEKAFAYRQMSFDFGRVKKGAEGAMRTMSVEKLLKGMPTLQSQIDALLDFDVHPPDLDNGVIKACFLLLFKDLIKLYACYNDGIINLLEKFFQMKRSQCKDGLEIYKRFLTRMTRVSEFFKIAEQVGIDKNDIPELTQAPESLLESLETHLNTLEGKKPSPTKPEATANNSAPAAAAAAAAAAPAPAPSPAPAPAAPPARPAPRAPARPGPPTKPPPPAVTPTAPAPITKTSNALDDGFLLDLDPISSSSTGGATAACSMTGWGDLLADAAPADGASEALLAEGESADADAAAAPAAAAPTAAATATTAAAAAPVPASLPISAPVTTSATEIDLFGDAFAPSPGDGPAAVAAGPAADAFGGSDPFATTEGSADIAPELDLFAMRPTDTGATADIAAAVTPPTSSAAPTIVAPIAAPAAPTPSSTTTTTTTTTDTTTESAAAPTLDIFGDLPAVSRGPSPLPELAPAGDIVTDSFTSPAPAAAAPPAPAEAPGSEASTPPKVESAPVIDLLDSFSSPVEETQSSAPGGPGDDLLGGLMSPTLAPTAAPPLAPLAPLAPLAPLAPLTPLAPLAPAPAQNDLLESGFDTLGSLVSPTPPVPAAAAAAPESATTTSAPSGGFDASMFDGLGGLLMPAVTPQSTGGSTAGSMGTPVALGGMAGAPPATPPPTKTIGGDLDSSLANLIGDLGVKKKDPQSEKKLTGGANWTPHVAPTSWATPGAPMAGANPGAPGAPGAGPPSGAMVPPMSAQPCFAMPPAAGPGAPMMQPMMGQPMMVQPMMRPAFTGVAGAAPGVAAPGAPLSPGPASQSPKKPKDPLADLDLKDFL, encoded by the exons ACCTGATCCAGGCCACCCAGGAGTCCACTGTGAATGTCCCCCAGATGGCCGACACGCTGATGGAGAGGGCCGGCAACGCCAGCTGGGTGGTGGTTTTCAAAGCCCTGATCACCACACACCACCTGATGGTGCATGGCAATGAG AAATTCATGCAGTTCCTGGCTTCCAGAAACACCTTGTTCAACCTCAGCAACTTCTTGGACAAAACTGGCTCCCATG GCTACGACATGTCCACATTTATCAGACGCTACAGCCGCTATCTCAACGAGAAGGCCTTCGCCTACAGACAGATGTCTTTTGACTTTGGACGAGTCAAGAAAGG AGCTGAGGGAGCGatgaggaccatgtcagtagagAAGCTGTTGAAAGGAATGCCGACCCTGCAGAGCCAGATCGATGCACTGCTGGATTTTGAT GTGCATCCTCCAGATCTGGACAATGGAGTGATAAAAGCCTGCTTCCTTCTGCTCTTCAAAGATCTGATCAAGTTATATGCCTGCTACAATGACGGCATCATTAACCTGCTCG AAAAGTTTTTCCAGATGAAGAGGAGCCAGTGTAAAGACGGGTTGGAGATCTACAAGAGATTCCTTACACGAATGACTCGGGTTTCCGAGTTCTTCAAAATCGCTGAG CAAGTGGGAATAGACAAAAATGACATACCCGAACTCACTCAG GCCCCGGAAAGTCTTCTGGAGTCCCTGGAGACCCACCTCAACACCCTTGAGGGGAAGAAGCC GTCACCCACTAAG CCGGAAGCTACGGCCAACAACAGTGcgccggctgctgctgctgctgctgctgctgctgctcctgctcctgctccttctcctgctcctgctcctgccgCACCACCGGCCAGGCCAGCGCCTCGTGCTCCCGCTCGCCCTGGGCCGCCTACCAAACCTCCTCCGCCTGCTGTCACCCCCACTGCACCAGCCCCCATCACCAAAACCAGCAA TGCCCTTGATGATGGGTTCTTGTTGGATCTGGATCCAATTTCCTCCTCATCAACAGGGGGCGCTACAGCTGCTTGTTCTATGACCGGATGGGGAG ATCTCTTGGCTGACG CAGCTCCAGCTGATGGAGCTTCTGAAGCTCTCCTGGCCGAGGGAGAgtctgctgatgctgatgctgcagcagccCCTGCAGCTGCCGCACCCACAGCCGCTGCCactgctactactgctgctgcagctgcaccagTCCCCGCCTCTCTGCCCATCTCCGCTCCTGTCACCACCTCAGCCACAGAAATCGACCTTTTCGGAG ATGCGTTTGCACCTTCCCCAGGAGACGGTCCTGCTGCCGTGGCTGCGGGCCCTGCTGCTGATGCTTTTGGTGGATCTG ACCCATTTGCCACGACGGAGGGGAGTGCAGACATTGCTCCAGAGCTGGACCTATTCGCCATGAGGCCCACCGACACGGGGGCAACCGCAGACATCGCTGCCGCCGTCACCCCTCCCACCTCTAGTGCGGCGCCGACCATCGTCGCCCCCATCGCTGCCCCCGCTGCTCCCACCCCTTCTTCCACCACCACTACTACCACAACCACCACCGACACCACCACAGAGTCTGCAGCCGCTCCGACTCTAGATATCTTTGGTG ACCTTCCTGCTGTCTCACGCGGGCCCTCTCCTTTGCCCGAGCTGGCTCCGGCTGGAGACATTGTAACGG ACTCGTTTACATCTCCAGCTCCTGCCGCTgctgctccccctgctcctgCTGAAGCTCCAGGCTCAGAAGCCTCGACTCCACCCAAAGTAGAGTCGGCGCCAGTCATTGACCTGCTGG ACTCCTTCAGCAGCCCTGTGGAGGAGACGCAGAGCTCTGCTCCTGGAGGGCCCGGAGACGACCTACTGGGAG GCCTGATGTCCCCCACCCTGGCCCccactgctgctccacctctggcTCCCTTGGCTCCCTTGGCTCCCTTGGCTCCCTTGGCTCCCTTGACTCCCTTGGCTCCcttggctccagctccagcacagAATGACCTCTTGGAGTCGGGCTTTGACACCCTGGGCTCGCTGGTGTCTCCAACACCACCGgtccctgctgcagctgcagcagcaccagaATCCGCAACCACTACATCAGCACCCTCTGGAGGCTTTGATGCTTCAA TGTTTGATGGATTAGGCGGCTTGCTGATGCCCGCCGTCACGCCCCAGAGCACCGGGGGCAGCACTGCTGGAAGCATGGGAACTCCCGTCGCATTAGGAGGCATGGCAGGCGCTCCCCCTGCCACCCCGCCTCCCACCAAAACCATTGGAGGGGATCTGGACTCGTCACTGGCCAACCTGATTGGAG aCCTCGGAGTAAAGAAAAA GGACCCACAGAGTGAGAAGAAGCTCACAGGAGGCGCCAACTGGACGCCACATGTAGCCCCAACAAGCTGGGCAACACCAGGAGCCCCCATG gCTGGGGCCAACCCTGGAGCTCCTGGAGCACCAGGAGCTGGTCCACCTAGTGGAGCAATGGTGCCACCAATGAGTGCACAGCCTTGCTTTGCCATG cctccagcagcagggCCTGGAGCTCCCATGATGCAACCCATGATGGGGCAGCCAATGATGGTACAGCCCATGATGAGACCTGCCTTCACAGGTGTGGCTGGAGCGGCACCTGGAGTCGCTGCACCAGGAGCACCg CTTTCTCCAGGACCTGCAAGCCAGAGTCCCAAGAAGCCCAAGGACCCTCTGGCAGACCTCGACCTCAAGGACTTCTTATAA